One genomic segment of Trichococcus shcherbakoviae includes these proteins:
- a CDS encoding DUF368 domain-containing protein produces MKTHKEQSRIQVIDWLLRMMKGMMIGSGAILPGVSGGALAAVFGLYEPLIVFLSDITNDFVKRVMYFLPVGVGGILGVFVLAYPLDYGLQYYPVHVLWAFIGAIIGTLPSLYREAGKHGRTRGHIILALTVAIVMFFILFWSNENLNLHVGQNFFTWLLAGAIFASGFIVPGLSPSNFLIYLNLYQPLTEGIRLLDFSILIPVAIGAVLCIFLFAKAVRYLLNIAYATVFHFVFGVVIASTTIIAPSLELYSGFTFLNYAVVLLLFFAGLALGLWMGKLEDTYK; encoded by the coding sequence ATGAAAACGCATAAAGAACAAAGTAGGATTCAAGTGATTGACTGGTTGCTTAGGATGATGAAAGGGATGATGATCGGGTCGGGGGCTATCCTTCCGGGAGTCAGCGGTGGCGCACTTGCGGCTGTTTTTGGCTTATACGAACCATTGATTGTCTTTCTCTCGGATATCACGAATGATTTTGTCAAACGGGTTATGTACTTCTTGCCGGTTGGGGTAGGGGGAATCTTAGGCGTCTTCGTACTGGCCTATCCCTTGGACTACGGGCTGCAGTATTATCCCGTCCATGTATTGTGGGCTTTCATAGGAGCCATTATCGGAACGCTTCCTTCGCTTTACCGGGAAGCGGGCAAGCATGGACGCACGCGTGGGCATATCATACTAGCGTTAACGGTTGCCATTGTCATGTTTTTCATTCTGTTCTGGTCCAATGAGAATCTCAATCTGCATGTGGGTCAAAATTTCTTCACCTGGTTACTAGCGGGTGCCATTTTTGCTTCTGGTTTCATTGTCCCTGGCTTGAGCCCCTCAAACTTTTTAATTTATCTGAATTTGTACCAGCCTCTGACAGAAGGCATTCGCCTGCTTGATTTTTCGATCTTGATTCCCGTGGCCATCGGAGCTGTTCTCTGCATTTTTCTTTTTGCCAAAGCGGTACGGTACTTACTGAACATTGCGTATGCGACAGTCTTCCATTTTGTGTTCGGCGTGGTGATTGCCTCCACCACCATCATTGCTCCCTCATTGGAACTATACAGCGGCTTCACCTTCCTTAATTATGCTGTCGTTCTCTTGCTCTTCTTTGCCGGCTTAGCACTTGGCTTGTGGATGGGGAAATTGGAAGACACTTATAAGTAA
- a CDS encoding IS630 family transposase (programmed frameshift), with amino-acid sequence MNTTDNRRLYERLLAVKLVLEGHTRKEAGHTIGRDEHTVSHYVKNYCHNGIQGLVSKKQSGRPSRLTDEQEAELVQIVAYHTPEEVGFKSRANWTLAIVCDLILREWGYGYTQKGVADLLHRLGLSWTRPTYTLKKADSKKQQVFLEETFPSLKKLLNSDIDHLLFEDETMIRDYQAIGCTWFLRGHQRKIPTYGQHKGVKLIGTLDYETGRIICTEEGAYDAAAFLRFLERTLREYPTGKIVMVLDNARIHHAKLIQSFLEENARRLALIFLPPYSPQLNLMEGVWKWLKESVINNVFFDHVQKIKQSVRGFLADVNERPLEVIDRLCVRM; translated from the exons ATGAATACGACAGACAACCGCCGGTTGTACGAGCGTTTACTGGCAGTCAAGTTGGTTCTTGAAGGCCACACCCGGAAAGAAGCCGGGCACACCATCGGCCGCGACGAGCATACTGTCAGCCACTATGTGAAAAATTACTGCCATAATGGAATCCAAGGTTTAGTCTCCAAAAAACAAAGCGGACGACCTTCACGGCTGACAGATGAACAGGAAGCGGAACTGGTCCAAATCGTCGCCTACCACACTCCGGAGGAAGTAGGTTTCAAATCCCGTGCCAATTGGACATTGGCGATTGTGTGTGACCTGATTCTCCGGGAATGGGGTTATGGATATACGCAAAAAGGCGTGGCGGACCTCCTTCACCGGCTAGGACTAAGCTGGACCCGTCCGACGTATACCCTCAAAAAAGCGGATTCCAAGAAACAACAGGTATTTTTGGAAGAAACCTTCCCGAGCCTA AAAAAATTGCTGAATAGCGATATTGACCACCTCCTATTCGAGGACGAAACCATGATCCGGGATTACCAAGCCATTGGCTGCACCTGGTTTCTCCGCGGCCACCAGCGAAAAATCCCCACTTATGGACAACACAAAGGGGTAAAATTGATAGGCACCTTGGATTATGAAACCGGTCGGATCATTTGTACAGAAGAAGGGGCATACGACGCAGCGGCCTTCCTCCGTTTTCTGGAGCGGACGTTGCGGGAATACCCCACCGGAAAAATCGTGATGGTATTGGATAATGCCCGTATCCACCACGCCAAGCTGATCCAGTCTTTTCTTGAAGAAAACGCTAGGCGCCTGGCACTCATCTTCCTCCCTCCCTACAGCCCTCAGTTGAACCTAATGGAAGGCGTTTGGAAGTGGCTCAAGGAATCGGTCATCAACAATGTTTTTTTTGACCACGTCCAGAAAATCAAACAGTCGGTCCGCGGTTTCTTAGCCGATGTAAACGAGCGTCCCCTTGAGGTGATTGACCGACTGTGCGTGCGGATGTAA
- a CDS encoding PTS transporter subunit EIIC, giving the protein MKENVSQAMQKFSRSVIVPVKFMAVMGLFLAFSVILQLQFMPSFLQTFGTLIKTMMDSMLNNLALIFCIGIASSLANKKKAEASLIALISFLFFLAANNAWLILTNQIANPGEMGLFGTGQGMVLGFQVVDMNVFLGMIIGSIVGYFHNKFSDKKFADFLSIYGESRFTFMLLIPVILILAVTMSYIWPIVNGLISSLSGFILTTGLIGVFVYSFGNRFLIPTGLHHLLWMPFCFTALGGTAEINGQVYSGAANIFYAQMANASTITTLDPSLRFATFGFVKIFGSIAVALAIIYSAKKERKDEVKGMVLPSMFVASVAGITEPLDFSFLFISPLLWFVHSVLTAISETLLWALGARTYMLFGLIDTIVSNSAFSPSVTKFYIVIIVGIIMSVIWFVIFVFLIRKLDIKTPGRENLELAAEGNVITTSEVEENSQSELLNSNDVALVIDGLGGPNNIEHVTNCFTRLRVTVKDENKVEKGILEKVSQQKGIVENGKNIQVIIGMGVQTFKEEVCDVLGITE; this is encoded by the coding sequence ATGAAAGAGAATGTTAGTCAAGCAATGCAAAAATTTTCTCGATCTGTTATCGTTCCTGTAAAATTCATGGCTGTTATGGGTTTATTCTTAGCTTTTTCAGTTATTTTACAGCTTCAATTTATGCCTAGTTTTCTACAAACATTTGGCACATTGATAAAAACCATGATGGATAGCATGTTGAATAATTTAGCATTAATTTTTTGTATAGGTATCGCTTCTTCTTTAGCTAACAAGAAAAAGGCTGAAGCCTCCCTCATCGCTTTGATTTCATTTCTTTTTTTTCTAGCAGCGAATAATGCATGGTTAATTCTAACGAATCAAATCGCTAATCCAGGAGAAATGGGATTGTTTGGGACAGGGCAAGGAATGGTTTTAGGTTTTCAAGTTGTTGATATGAATGTATTTTTAGGAATGATTATTGGTTCTATAGTTGGTTACTTCCACAATAAATTTTCAGATAAAAAATTTGCTGATTTCTTAAGTATTTATGGTGAATCTCGCTTTACGTTCATGTTACTTATTCCTGTCATTTTAATTTTAGCAGTAACAATGTCTTATATTTGGCCAATTGTCAATGGATTGATTTCATCACTATCTGGCTTTATTTTAACAACAGGGTTAATTGGCGTATTCGTGTACTCATTCGGAAATCGCTTCTTAATCCCTACTGGTCTTCATCACCTATTATGGATGCCGTTTTGTTTTACCGCACTTGGCGGTACAGCAGAAATCAATGGGCAAGTATATAGTGGTGCAGCAAACATTTTTTATGCGCAAATGGCTAATGCTAGCACAATTACTACCTTAGATCCCTCTTTAAGATTTGCAACATTCGGTTTTGTAAAAATATTTGGTTCGATTGCAGTTGCTTTAGCAATCATCTACAGTGCGAAAAAAGAAAGAAAAGATGAAGTAAAAGGGATGGTTTTACCTTCAATGTTTGTTGCATCTGTAGCAGGTATCACCGAACCTTTAGATTTCTCCTTCCTATTTATTTCGCCTCTACTATGGTTCGTTCATAGCGTATTAACTGCTATCTCAGAAACACTTTTATGGGCATTAGGCGCAAGGACATATATGCTCTTTGGATTGATAGACACCATTGTATCAAATTCAGCATTTAGTCCAAGTGTAACCAAGTTTTATATTGTGATTATCGTAGGAATTATTATGAGTGTCATTTGGTTCGTAATCTTTGTTTTCTTGATTAGAAAATTAGATATTAAAACTCCTGGCAGAGAGAATTTAGAATTAGCCGCTGAAGGTAATGTTATAACTACCTCAGAAGTAGAAGAAAATAGTCAATCAGAATTGTTAAATTCTAATGACGTTGCTTTAGTCATTGATGGATTAGGTGGTCCAAATAACATTGAACATGTAACAAATTGTTTTACAAGATTAAGAGTTACTGTAAAAGACGAAAACAAAGTTGAAAAAGGGATATTAGAAAAAGTTTCTCAACAAAAAGGGATCGTTGAAAATGGAAAAAATATTCAAGTTATTATTGGTATGGGTGTACAAACTTTCAAAGAAGAAGTATGCGATGTCTTAGGAATTACAGAATAA
- a CDS encoding 6-phospho-alpha-glucosidase, producing MERKKQSVVIAGGGSTYTAGIVMMLIENQDKFPLRTLKFYDNDQKRQEIVAKACEVIVKERAPEIEFIATTDPEEAFTDIDFVMAHIRVGGLSMREKDEKIPLKYGVVGQETCGPGGMAYGMRSIPGVIELIDYMEKYSPNAWMLNYSNPASIVAEATRRMRPNAKIINICDMPVAIKKSIADILGLDSELEIVDRYYGLNHFGWWTEMYDKEGNDLMPRLKEHVQKYGYASAAEEGNPLLEEASWMDTFQKAKDVYAIDPETVPNTYLKYYLYSDYVVSHANPDYTRANEVMDNREKNVFAECKRVADNQSAKDTTIEAGEHAEFIVHLAAALAYNTYERMLLIVKNDGAIANLDDDAMVEVPCIVSKRGYEPLCMGKIPHFQKGMIEQQVAVEKLVVDAYEQKSYQKLWQALTLSKTVPSAKVAKQILDELIEANQEWWPTLS from the coding sequence ATGGAAAGAAAAAAACAATCAGTCGTTATCGCAGGAGGCGGAAGTACTTATACTGCGGGAATTGTTATGATGTTAATTGAAAATCAAGATAAATTCCCTTTACGCACATTGAAGTTTTACGATAATGATCAGAAACGTCAGGAGATTGTTGCCAAAGCTTGCGAAGTGATTGTAAAAGAAAGAGCCCCAGAAATTGAATTTATTGCAACAACCGATCCCGAAGAAGCATTTACAGATATTGATTTTGTCATGGCTCATATCCGAGTAGGTGGATTAAGTATGCGAGAAAAAGATGAAAAAATTCCTTTAAAATATGGTGTTGTAGGACAAGAAACTTGTGGACCTGGTGGAATGGCCTATGGAATGCGTTCTATTCCGGGAGTCATTGAGCTGATTGACTATATGGAAAAATATTCCCCAAATGCTTGGATGTTAAACTATTCAAATCCAGCTTCAATCGTTGCTGAAGCAACACGTCGTATGCGACCAAATGCAAAAATCATTAATATTTGTGATATGCCTGTAGCTATTAAGAAATCAATCGCTGATATTCTTGGGCTCGATAGTGAACTTGAAATTGTTGACCGATATTATGGATTAAATCATTTCGGCTGGTGGACTGAAATGTATGACAAAGAGGGCAATGATTTAATGCCAAGATTAAAAGAGCATGTACAAAAATATGGGTATGCTTCTGCTGCTGAGGAAGGTAATCCTTTACTTGAAGAAGCCAGCTGGATGGACACTTTCCAAAAAGCAAAAGATGTTTATGCAATTGATCCTGAAACTGTACCTAATACGTACTTAAAATACTACTTATACTCCGATTATGTAGTTTCTCATGCCAATCCTGATTATACTCGGGCAAATGAAGTAATGGATAATCGTGAAAAAAATGTATTTGCTGAATGCAAGAGGGTCGCAGACAATCAATCAGCAAAAGATACTACTATTGAAGCTGGCGAACATGCAGAGTTTATTGTACATTTAGCAGCAGCATTAGCTTACAATACCTACGAACGTATGCTATTAATTGTAAAAAATGACGGAGCAATTGCTAATTTAGATGATGATGCGATGGTTGAAGTGCCTTGTATTGTAAGTAAACGTGGTTATGAACCACTATGTATGGGTAAAATTCCTCATTTCCAAAAAGGAATGATTGAACAACAAGTAGCAGTTGAAAAATTAGTAGTAGATGCTTATGAACAAAAATCTTATCAAAAATTATGGCAAGCATTGACTCTATCAAAAACAGTTCCTTCAGCTAAAGTCGCAAAACAAATTTTAGATGAGCTAATTGAAGCAAATCAAGAGTGGTGGCCAACATTAAGTTAA
- a CDS encoding MurR/RpiR family transcriptional regulator, which produces MRFTDLVNEHYADLNETELLMCNYIMENIDIIPTMSTLEFAKNSLSSKSSVIRFSQKLGFTGFTELRNFIKWQDHEERFDEQITFTNQVIKDIERLLNILKDRNWLPIYQIIDSVDNIYVITTGITQKNQAAELQRLFLLIGKPLQIIPGNGSSNEFRRILERLTEKDIVFVLSLSGENNRLESIIHQLELVKSKIISITSLQNNWLSGKSDFNLYATTSRSPLPKDWWLQTASSFFVLIEAFAFGYMDYKRKESS; this is translated from the coding sequence ATGCGCTTTACAGATTTAGTAAACGAACATTATGCTGATTTAAACGAAACAGAGTTATTAATGTGTAATTATATCATGGAAAATATCGATATAATTCCCACTATGAGTACACTTGAATTTGCTAAAAATAGTTTATCCTCAAAGTCTTCAGTTATACGCTTTTCACAGAAATTAGGGTTTACTGGATTCACCGAACTTAGAAATTTCATTAAATGGCAAGATCATGAAGAACGTTTTGATGAGCAAATAACTTTTACTAATCAAGTAATTAAAGACATAGAACGTTTATTAAACATCTTGAAAGACCGCAACTGGCTCCCAATTTATCAAATTATTGATTCTGTAGATAATATCTACGTCATTACAACAGGGATTACACAAAAAAATCAGGCAGCAGAATTACAACGATTATTTCTTTTGATTGGTAAACCTCTGCAAATCATTCCTGGAAATGGTAGCTCCAACGAGTTCAGAAGAATCCTTGAGAGACTAACTGAAAAAGATATCGTTTTTGTTTTATCATTATCTGGAGAAAATAATCGGTTAGAATCTATCATTCATCAATTAGAACTTGTTAAAAGCAAAATTATCTCAATTACCAGTTTACAGAATAATTGGTTATCTGGAAAATCAGATTTTAACTTGTATGCTACAACTAGTCGCAGTCCCTTACCTAAAGATTGGTGGCTACAGACAGCCTCTTCGTTTTTTGTTTTAATTGAAGCTTTTGCTTTTGGATATATGGATTATAAACGCAAAGAATCCTCTTAA
- a CDS encoding DNA repair protein RadC has translation MNSFIGDVPLCYTNSVAMVLKSYGYHFQPEYIEALMVMCNGASFVDKNTKHPLVFFDNGLPDLSISNSLTMLGFNYEEFYLTDIDENSIELSKKKLEQFLRRGSVIVGPLDMGHLNYNPNSINQSGVDHFVSVTNLENDYIYLHDPAGYPYMKMRFEEFVKAWRAEDVDYKRGSFSMWGNLYRTKTPTAKEIFHCVSIVMKTRYEQGDTKVIEYYANAIKTNGLNQQQQKIHHYFSFRLASARNLYMSEFLKEFDLPRAEIKEKLAISFGQAHLDSMKKEYTNLANTLMDIAKLDELFRTLCIQ, from the coding sequence ATGAATTCATTTATTGGAGATGTACCTTTATGCTACACTAACTCAGTCGCTATGGTGCTAAAGTCTTATGGGTATCATTTTCAACCTGAGTATATAGAAGCCCTAATGGTAATGTGTAATGGGGCAAGCTTTGTTGATAAGAATACAAAACACCCATTAGTTTTTTTTGACAACGGACTACCCGATTTATCTATTAGTAACTCTTTAACTATGCTTGGATTCAATTATGAAGAATTTTACTTAACTGATATTGACGAAAATTCCATCGAACTTAGTAAGAAAAAATTAGAACAGTTTTTGAGAAGGGGGTCAGTTATTGTTGGTCCCTTAGATATGGGACACTTAAACTACAATCCAAATTCTATCAATCAAAGCGGAGTTGATCATTTTGTTTCAGTAACAAATCTAGAAAATGATTATATCTATTTACATGACCCTGCTGGTTATCCTTATATGAAAATGAGATTTGAAGAGTTTGTAAAAGCTTGGAGAGCCGAAGATGTTGATTATAAAAGAGGATCATTTTCAATGTGGGGAAATTTATACCGAACTAAAACACCCACTGCTAAAGAAATTTTTCATTGCGTATCAATTGTTATGAAAACTCGTTATGAACAGGGAGATACAAAAGTAATAGAGTATTACGCGAATGCGATTAAAACAAATGGTTTAAATCAACAGCAACAAAAAATTCATCACTATTTTAGTTTTCGATTAGCTTCTGCTAGAAATTTATATATGAGTGAGTTCCTTAAAGAATTTGACTTACCTAGAGCCGAAATTAAGGAGAAATTGGCTATTTCGTTTGGACAAGCACACTTGGACAGCATGAAAAAAGAATACACCAACTTGGCAAATACACTTATGGACATTGCTAAACTAGATGAACTATTTAGAACATTATGTATTCAATAA